A single Lolium perenne isolate Kyuss_39 chromosome 6, Kyuss_2.0, whole genome shotgun sequence DNA region contains:
- the LOC127305825 gene encoding transcription factor MYB93-like, whose protein sequence is MGRSPCCDENGLKKGPWAAEEDQKLTEYIVKNGHGSWRTLPKLAGLNRCGKSCRLRWTNYLRSDIKRGKFTPEEEQTILQLHSVLGNKWSAIAKHLPGRTDNEIKNFWNTHLKKKLIQMGFDPMTHRPRADFFAALPQLIALANLRKLVEQRPWEDNTSSHLQLQADAVQAAKLDYLQCLLQSAAAIVSSPTSSSIKTIPTDLEQIGLLSPSQMSSSSSLSSPRILESINGQDFLTGQLPDIQIPSSSFYEQPIINGGNQNSDYTANNGAGENSTHKPLFMSENSLPPLADFPICNFGDACSTSRSDADGHSAQLPIWSESFYDHFMSEFA, encoded by the exons ATGGGGAGGTCACCTTGCTGCGATGAGAATGGCCTCAAGAAGGGCCCTTGGGCCGCTGAAGAAGACCAAAAGCTCACAGAGTACATCGTAAAGAACGGCCATGGGAGCTGGAGAACACTGCCGAAGCTTGCAG GACTGAACAGGTGTGGCAAGAGCTGCAGGCTGAGATGGACGAACTACCTGAGGTCAGATATCAAGAGAGGGAAGTTCACCCCCGAGGAAGAACAGACCATTCTCCAACTACACTCCGTCCTTGGCAACAA GTGGTCAGCGATCGCAAAGCACCTCCCGGGGCGGACCGACAACGAGATCAAGAACTTCTGGAACACGCACCTCAAGAAGAAGCTGATCCAGATGGGCTTCGACCCCATGACACACCGACCAAGAGCCGACTTCTTCGCTGCGCTGCCACAGCTCATCGCGCTTGCCAACCTCCGCAAGCTCGTGGAGCAGCGTCCATGGGAAGACAACACCTCCAGCCACCTCCAGCTGCAAGCCGATGCAGTCCAGGCAGCAAAGCTTGATTATTTACAGTGCCTGCTTCAGTCTGCAGCGGCCATTGTGAGTAGTCCCACCTCCAGCAGCATAAAAACCATCCCTACTGACCTGGAGCAGATTGGCCTCCTGAGTCCTTCGcagatgtcttcctcttcctcgttgTCGTCCCCGAGGATCCTGGAGAGTATCAACGGCCAAGACTTCTTAACTGGGCAACTGCCTGACATCCAGATACCTAGTAGCTCATTCTATGAACAGCCCATCATCAATGGTGGTAACCAGAACTCAGATTACACTGCGAACAACGGTGCTGGGGAGAATAGCACCCACAAACCGCTATTCATGTCGGAGAACTCCCTTCCGCCGCTTGCTGACTTCCCTATTTGCAACTTTGGGGATGCTTGCAGCACCTCAAGATCTGATGCTGATGGTCACAGCGCTCAGCTCCCTATTTGGTCTGAGTCATTTTATGACCACTTCATGAGCGAGTTTGCATGA